A stretch of Lentisphaerota bacterium DNA encodes these proteins:
- a CDS encoding ketoisovalerate oxidoreductase — MAVKKTVGMYPAFERSGTSTRASHYCAGCGHGIIHKLITEAVTDLGIADRVVMANPIGCAVFGYYYWDIGNIGAAHGRAAAVCTAVSRTCPEAIALAYQGDGDLGAIGFNCSFQAANRGERMATFFVNNATYGMTGGQMAPTSLEGQKTTTTPRGRDVLNDGYPLHVCEVINQLTAPVYIERVSVADTRRIMQARRAIRKALELQRDGKGYAFVEILSPCPTNMGMDAVQAAQFTNDKMEQEFPLGVFRDRSETAVARPAAPVRPGPAAFFTSNPDGAKDAAPDPAFVEQRLKFAGFGGQGILSLGLYVAEAGRFAGRYTTWFPSYGPEQRGGAASCSVVVAGNPVGSPAVDHADVLICMNQPAFERFAKDVRPGGWLIVDASVPISEKPAEVQVVSFPAIQFATERGMPRSANAVMLAVLAASGATGLDRSVMEQALAASFQKKPSLIPKNLAIFAAAYEQACGC, encoded by the coding sequence ATGGCGGTCAAAAAAACGGTAGGCATGTACCCGGCGTTCGAACGCAGCGGCACCTCGACCCGCGCCTCGCACTACTGCGCCGGCTGCGGACACGGGATCATCCACAAGCTCATCACTGAGGCCGTGACGGATCTGGGCATCGCGGACCGCGTCGTGATGGCCAATCCGATCGGCTGCGCGGTGTTCGGTTATTACTACTGGGACATCGGCAACATCGGCGCGGCCCACGGCCGCGCCGCCGCCGTCTGCACCGCCGTCAGCCGGACGTGCCCCGAAGCCATCGCCCTCGCGTATCAGGGCGACGGCGACCTCGGCGCGATCGGGTTCAACTGCTCGTTCCAGGCGGCGAACCGCGGCGAGCGCATGGCCACTTTTTTTGTGAACAACGCGACCTACGGCATGACCGGCGGACAAATGGCGCCAACCTCGCTGGAGGGGCAGAAGACGACCACCACACCGCGCGGCCGCGATGTGCTGAACGACGGCTACCCGCTGCACGTCTGCGAAGTGATCAACCAGCTCACGGCTCCGGTTTACATCGAACGGGTCTCGGTTGCCGACACCCGGCGGATCATGCAGGCCCGGCGGGCGATCCGCAAGGCGCTGGAGCTGCAGCGCGACGGCAAGGGCTATGCGTTTGTCGAGATCCTGTCGCCGTGTCCGACCAACATGGGAATGGATGCGGTCCAAGCGGCGCAGTTCACGAATGATAAGATGGAACAGGAGTTTCCGCTCGGCGTGTTCCGGGATCGGAGCGAAACGGCGGTCGCGCGACCCGCCGCCCCGGTCAGACCGGGTCCGGCGGCCTTCTTCACCAGCAATCCGGACGGTGCCAAAGACGCCGCGCCCGACCCGGCGTTCGTGGAACAGCGGCTGAAATTCGCCGGATTCGGCGGGCAGGGGATTCTCAGCCTGGGTCTGTACGTGGCGGAGGCCGGCCGTTTTGCTGGGCGCTACACGACCTGGTTTCCAAGCTATGGTCCGGAGCAGCGAGGCGGGGCCGCCTCGTGTTCGGTCGTCGTGGCGGGAAACCCCGTGGGGTCGCCTGCGGTTGACCACGCGGACGTGCTGATCTGCATGAACCAGCCCGCCTTTGAACGGTTTGCCAAGGACGTCAGGCCGGGCGGCTGGCTGATCGTCGATGCCTCGGTGCCGATTTCAGAAAAGCCGGCAGAGGTGCAGGTTGTCTCCTTCCCGGCGATTCAGTTTGCAACCGAACGCGGCATGCCGCGCTCGGCGAATGCGGTGATGCTGGCCGTTCTCGCGGCCAGCGGTGCCACCGGACTCGACCGCAGCGTGATGGAGCAGGCGCTCGCCGCGAGCTTCCAGAAAAAGCCGTCGCTCATCCCGAAAAACCTCGCGATCTTCGCTGCCGCTTATGAACAGGCGTGCGGGTGCTGA